The proteins below are encoded in one region of Gammaproteobacteria bacterium:
- a CDS encoding YfhL family 4Fe-4S dicluster ferredoxin, whose amino-acid sequence MALMITEECINCDVCEPECPNEAISQGEEYYVINPDLCTECVGHFDTPQCVEVCPVDCIPKDPARQESEAELREKYRRLVSGG is encoded by the coding sequence ATGGCGCTGATGATCACCGAGGAATGCATCAATTGCGATGTATGCGAACCCGAATGCCCCAACGAGGCCATTTCCCAGGGGGAGGAGTACTACGTCATCAACCCGGATTTGTGCACCGAATGCGTGGGGCATTTCGACACGCCCCAGTGTGTGGAGGTCTGCCCGGTGGACTGCATCCCCAAGGATCCCGCGCGGCAGGAGAGCGAGGCCGAACTGCGGGAGAAGTACCGGCGTCTCGTCAGCGGAGGCTGA